The Vidua chalybeata isolate OUT-0048 chromosome 6, bVidCha1 merged haplotype, whole genome shotgun sequence genome has a segment encoding these proteins:
- the SMTNL1 gene encoding smoothelin-like protein 1 — MAGCPARPHACPAGGRSDRSNMEALGDAETPTSDTPTASTPTPGTPTSDTPTPGTPTRGSPTPGTPTPGTPTRGSPTPDTPSDPAAGSGESSGEATAPRGGEEAREAGGDAGDMGGEGKNTGGEGEDTGGSGECAGGEAAGDGGAEAPRGAGGDAGEAEDGGDAEPGTAGGTGAGTEEGTEGKAAPATTGNTRRQKEPTWLQDEDDELWPEFPPCSSPEGATSPTSPMSPTSPTSPTSPTSPTSPTSPTSPTSPMSPASPTAGTTEDTGGSKRGAPAGGTRDKTAPGSAGQRLRLEGAGGRPRVGTRAQGRSAILEKFGGAAKGPAPHLRRSGGAATVKTMLLEWCRARTRGYPHVDVQNFSGSWGSGLAFCALLHSFFPDAFDFAALEPNARRDNFALAFATAEERAGCAPLLEVEDMVRLPVPDAKCVYTYVQELYRCLVAKGLVKTKKR; from the exons atGGCCGGGTGTCCGGCCCGGCCCCACGCGTGCCCCGCGGGTGGGCG cagtGACCGCAGCAACATGGAGGCTCTGGGAGACGCTGAAACCCCCACCTCGGACACCCCCACCGCGAGCACCCCCACCCCCGGCACCCCCACCTCGGACACCCCCACCCCCGGCACACCCACGCGCGGTAGCCCCACCCCCGGCACCCCCACCCCCGGCACCCCCACCCGCGGTAGCCCCACTCCGGACACCCCCTCTGACCCCGCCGCGGGGTCGGGGGAGAGCAGCGGGGAGGCGACGGCTCCCCGGGGTGGGGAGGAAGCTCGGGAAGCGGGGGGCGATGCGGGGGACATGGGGGGTGAAGGGAAGAACACTGGGGGTGAAGGGGAGGATacggggggctcaggggagtGCGCAGGGGGAGAGGCTGCCGGGGATGGCGGGGCAGAagcacccaggggtgccggGGGCGATGCCGGGGAGGCCGAGGATGGTGGAGATGCCGAGCCAGGGACAGCCGGGGGCACCGGAGCGGGTACCGAGGAGGGTACCGAGGGAAAAGCGGCGCCGGCAACAACTGGCAACACCCGGCGTCAAAAG GAACCCACTTGGCTTCAGGACGAGGACGACGAGCTGTGGCCCGAGTTCCCTCCCTGCTCGTCCCCAGAGGGGGCCACTAGCCCCACGTCCCCTATGTCCCCCACGTCCCCTACATCCCCCACGTCCCCTACATCCCCTACATCCCCCACGTCCCCTACATCTCCCACGTCCCCTATGTCCCCAGCGTCCCCCACAG CTGGCACCACCGAGGACACGGGGGGCAGCAAGAG GGGTGCTCCAGCGGGGGGGACACGGGATAAGACAGCTCCTGGTTCGGCGGGACAGAGGCTGAGGCTGGAGGGGGCCGGGGGACGGCCACGAGTGGGGACCCGGGCGCAGGGGCGCAGCGCCATCCTGGAGAAGTTCGGAGG GGCTGCCAAGGGCCCAGCCCCACACCTGCGGCGCTCAGGGGGGGCCGCCACGGTCAAGACGATGCTGCTGGAGTGGTGCCGCGCCCGCACCCGTGGGTACCCG CACGTGGACGTGCAGAACTTCTCGGGGAGCTGGGGCAGCGGCCTGGCCTTCTGCGCCCTCCTGCACAGCTTCTTCCCCGACGCCTTCGACTTTGCCGCCCTGGAGCCCAACGCCCGCCGGGACAACTTCGCCCTGGCCTTCGCCACTGCCGA GGAGCGGGCGGGCTGTGCCCCCCTGCTGGAGGTGGAGGACATGGTGCGGCTGCCGGTGCCCGACGCCAAGTGCGTGTACACGTACGTGCAGGAGCTGTACCGCTGCCTGGTGGCCAAGGGGCTCGTGAAGACCAAGAAGCGCTGA
- the UBE2L6 gene encoding ubiquitin/ISG15-conjugating enzyme E2 L6: MAGRIAKELEEARRWEGARDVRPLDGNVRRWGGLLLPNNPPYNTGAFRFELTFSPNHPLEPPCATLRTPIYHPSVDLEGRVCQPLITQVHWEPTTRAIQVLQDLLLQLDSPDPQRLLRPDVARELQERPEEFRRRAEEHTRLHAEPRPDPHT; the protein is encoded by the exons ATGGCCGGGCGGATCGCCAAG gagctggaggaggcgCGGCGCTGGGAGGGGGCCCGCGACGTGCGGCCGCTGGACGGGAACGTGCGGCGCTGGGGGGGACTCCTGCTGCCC AACAACCCCCCATACAACACGGGCGCCTTCCGCTTCGAGCTGACCTTCTCTCCCAACCACCCGCTGGAGCCCCCCTGCGCCACCCTCCGCACCCCCATCTACCACCCCAGCGTGGACCTCGAGGGCCGCGTCTGCCAGCCCCTCATCACCCAGGTGCACTGGGAGCCCACCACCCGCGCCATCCAAG tgctccaggacctgctgctgcagctggacagcCCCGACCCCCAGCGGCTGCTGCGGCCGGACGTGGcccgggagctgcaggagcGCCCCGAGGAGTTCCGGCGCCGGGCAGAGGAACACACCCGGCTGCACGCCGAGCCGCGCCCCGACCCCCACACATAA
- the SERPING1 gene encoding plasma protease C1 inhibitor isoform X1, with product MVIGAQCHGDGLRGVTPLGGREEVLRPRPRHGVGPGQISRRPLDTQELTRRAPSMPTKTLWLLLAWLVATATVTVTPVLTLEASPSGMTLLRESPTPPVPPVPPARTPAPSQDVGATVLPMPTPSAHPEGPPGWGVTDSPSPTAPEGALEELDAAANGTTAVPTPGTSAPPCPGDEEPTDTCGEPTGEQRAAVAEALVTFALRFYQRMAEAAQPDANLLFSPINVAVGLSHLLLGARGETQERLAAVLAYPQGLHCVHGALQQLASAPGLFSAAQIFHHPELQLRPRFLNDSLRFYGARPYALSGNESLDLQRINAWVREASKGLLPSLLSALPPEPSLLLLSAVHLRAAWRTPLDRKKTVLLPFLRPGHRPRKVPTMTSAKYPVASFTDSRLQAQVGRLELNGGLSLVVLMPRETLEPLETLERALDPATFLALLRRAARTPPRATALSLPRLRLDLALDVVTLVHDMDFGLFLDAELCGLARGPAAVDTARHRAVLALDEAGVEAAAAMATSVARSALVLEALRPFLFVLWHNTGDFPVFMGRVSDP from the exons ATGGTGATCGGTGCCCAGTGCCACGGGGATGGGCTCCGTGGGGTCACGCCCCTGGGCGGGCGGGAGGAGGTTCTGCGGCCGCGCCCCCGGCACGG GGTCGGACCCGGCCAGATCTCCCGGCGCCCGCTGGACACGCAGGAACTGACCCGCCGGGCACCCAG CATGCCCACCAAGAcactctggctgctcctggcgTGGCTAGTAGCCACAGCCACCGTCACTGTCACCCCG gtgctcACTCTGGAGGCCTCTCCCAGCGGGATGACACTGCTCAGAGAATCCCCGACACCGCCtgtgccccctgtgccccctgctCGTACCCCAGCTCCCTCGCAGGACGTGGGGGCCACCGTTCTGCCCATGCCCACCCCCAGCGCTCACCCCGAGGGGCCGCCTGGCTGGGGTGTCACAGattcccccagccccacagcgCCGGAGGGGGCACTGGAGGAGCTGGACGCCGCAGCCAATGGGACCACGGCAGTGCCCACGCCTGGCACCAGCGCCCCGCCGTGCCCTGGGGACGAGGAGCCGACTGACACCTGCGGGGAGCCCACGGGGGAGCAGCGGGCTGCCGTGGCCGAGGCTCTGGTCACCTTTGCCCTCCGCTTCTACCAGCGcatggcagaggctgcccagccCGACGCCAACCTGCTCTTCTCCCCCATCAACGTCGCCGTGGGGCTCTCGCACCTGCTGCTAG GCGCCCGCGGAGAAACCCAGGAGCGTCTGGCCGCCGTCCTGGCGTACCCGCAGGGGCTGCACTGCGTGCACGGcgccctgcagcagctggccAGCGCGCCAGGCCTCTTCTCGGCTGCCCAGATCTTCCACCACCCAG agctgcagctccggCCCCGCTTCCTCAACGACTCCCTCCGCTTCTACGGCGCCCGCCCGTATGCCCTGAGCGGCAACGAGAGCCTGGACCTGCAGCGCATCAACGCCTGGGTGCGGGAGGCCAGCAAGGGGCTGCTGCCCTCGCTGCTGTCCGCGCTGCCCCCCgagcccagcctgctgctgctcagcgCCGTCCACCTGCGCG CCGCCTGGCGGACGCCGCTGGACCGCAAGAAGAcggtgctgctgcccttcctgcGGCCCGGGCACCGCCCCCGCAAGGTGCCCACCATGACCAGCGCCAAGTACCCGGTGGCCTCCTTCACCGACTCCCGCCTGCAGGCCCAG GTGGGGCGGCTGGAGCTGAATGGGGGGCTGAGCCTCGTGGTGCTGATGCCGCGGGAGACCCTGGAGCCTCTGGAGACCCTGGAGCGGGCGCTGGACCCCGCGACCTTCCTGGCGCTGCTACGGCGGGCGGCCCGCACCCCGCCCCGGGCCACCGCGCTGTCCCTGCCCCGCCTGCGCCTCGACCTCGCCCTGGACGTGGTGACTCTGGTCCACGACATGG ACTTCGGGCTGTTCCTGGACGCGGAGCTGTGCGGGCTGGCGCGGGGCCCGGCCGCGGTGGACACGGCGCGGCACCGGGCGGTGCTGGCACTGGACGAGGCCGGCgtggaggcggcggcggccatGGCCACCTCGGTGGCGCGCTCGGCCCTGGTGCTGGAGGCCCTGCGCCCCTTCCTCTTCGTCCTCTGGCACAACACCGGCGACTTCCCCGTCTTCATGGGCCGTGTCAGCGACCCCTAG
- the SERPING1 gene encoding plasma protease C1 inhibitor isoform X2: MGSVGSRPWAGGRRFCGRAPGTGRVGPGQISRRPLDTQELTRRAPSMPTKTLWLLLAWLVATATVTVTPVLTLEASPSGMTLLRESPTPPVPPVPPARTPAPSQDVGATVLPMPTPSAHPEGPPGWGVTDSPSPTAPEGALEELDAAANGTTAVPTPGTSAPPCPGDEEPTDTCGEPTGEQRAAVAEALVTFALRFYQRMAEAAQPDANLLFSPINVAVGLSHLLLGARGETQERLAAVLAYPQGLHCVHGALQQLASAPGLFSAAQIFHHPELQLRPRFLNDSLRFYGARPYALSGNESLDLQRINAWVREASKGLLPSLLSALPPEPSLLLLSAVHLRAAWRTPLDRKKTVLLPFLRPGHRPRKVPTMTSAKYPVASFTDSRLQAQVGRLELNGGLSLVVLMPRETLEPLETLERALDPATFLALLRRAARTPPRATALSLPRLRLDLALDVVTLVHDMDFGLFLDAELCGLARGPAAVDTARHRAVLALDEAGVEAAAAMATSVARSALVLEALRPFLFVLWHNTGDFPVFMGRVSDP; the protein is encoded by the exons ATGGGCTCCGTGGGGTCACGCCCCTGGGCGGGCGGGAGGAGGTTCTGCGGCCGCGCCCCCGGCACGG GCAGGGTCGGACCCGGCCAGATCTCCCGGCGCCCGCTGGACACGCAGGAACTGACCCGCCGGGCACCCAG CATGCCCACCAAGAcactctggctgctcctggcgTGGCTAGTAGCCACAGCCACCGTCACTGTCACCCCG gtgctcACTCTGGAGGCCTCTCCCAGCGGGATGACACTGCTCAGAGAATCCCCGACACCGCCtgtgccccctgtgccccctgctCGTACCCCAGCTCCCTCGCAGGACGTGGGGGCCACCGTTCTGCCCATGCCCACCCCCAGCGCTCACCCCGAGGGGCCGCCTGGCTGGGGTGTCACAGattcccccagccccacagcgCCGGAGGGGGCACTGGAGGAGCTGGACGCCGCAGCCAATGGGACCACGGCAGTGCCCACGCCTGGCACCAGCGCCCCGCCGTGCCCTGGGGACGAGGAGCCGACTGACACCTGCGGGGAGCCCACGGGGGAGCAGCGGGCTGCCGTGGCCGAGGCTCTGGTCACCTTTGCCCTCCGCTTCTACCAGCGcatggcagaggctgcccagccCGACGCCAACCTGCTCTTCTCCCCCATCAACGTCGCCGTGGGGCTCTCGCACCTGCTGCTAG GCGCCCGCGGAGAAACCCAGGAGCGTCTGGCCGCCGTCCTGGCGTACCCGCAGGGGCTGCACTGCGTGCACGGcgccctgcagcagctggccAGCGCGCCAGGCCTCTTCTCGGCTGCCCAGATCTTCCACCACCCAG agctgcagctccggCCCCGCTTCCTCAACGACTCCCTCCGCTTCTACGGCGCCCGCCCGTATGCCCTGAGCGGCAACGAGAGCCTGGACCTGCAGCGCATCAACGCCTGGGTGCGGGAGGCCAGCAAGGGGCTGCTGCCCTCGCTGCTGTCCGCGCTGCCCCCCgagcccagcctgctgctgctcagcgCCGTCCACCTGCGCG CCGCCTGGCGGACGCCGCTGGACCGCAAGAAGAcggtgctgctgcccttcctgcGGCCCGGGCACCGCCCCCGCAAGGTGCCCACCATGACCAGCGCCAAGTACCCGGTGGCCTCCTTCACCGACTCCCGCCTGCAGGCCCAG GTGGGGCGGCTGGAGCTGAATGGGGGGCTGAGCCTCGTGGTGCTGATGCCGCGGGAGACCCTGGAGCCTCTGGAGACCCTGGAGCGGGCGCTGGACCCCGCGACCTTCCTGGCGCTGCTACGGCGGGCGGCCCGCACCCCGCCCCGGGCCACCGCGCTGTCCCTGCCCCGCCTGCGCCTCGACCTCGCCCTGGACGTGGTGACTCTGGTCCACGACATGG ACTTCGGGCTGTTCCTGGACGCGGAGCTGTGCGGGCTGGCGCGGGGCCCGGCCGCGGTGGACACGGCGCGGCACCGGGCGGTGCTGGCACTGGACGAGGCCGGCgtggaggcggcggcggccatGGCCACCTCGGTGGCGCGCTCGGCCCTGGTGCTGGAGGCCCTGCGCCCCTTCCTCTTCGTCCTCTGGCACAACACCGGCGACTTCCCCGTCTTCATGGGCCGTGTCAGCGACCCCTAG
- the SERPING1 gene encoding plasma protease C1 inhibitor isoform X3: MPTKTLWLLLAWLVATATVTVTPVLTLEASPSGMTLLRESPTPPVPPVPPARTPAPSQDVGATVLPMPTPSAHPEGPPGWGVTDSPSPTAPEGALEELDAAANGTTAVPTPGTSAPPCPGDEEPTDTCGEPTGEQRAAVAEALVTFALRFYQRMAEAAQPDANLLFSPINVAVGLSHLLLGARGETQERLAAVLAYPQGLHCVHGALQQLASAPGLFSAAQIFHHPELQLRPRFLNDSLRFYGARPYALSGNESLDLQRINAWVREASKGLLPSLLSALPPEPSLLLLSAVHLRAAWRTPLDRKKTVLLPFLRPGHRPRKVPTMTSAKYPVASFTDSRLQAQVGRLELNGGLSLVVLMPRETLEPLETLERALDPATFLALLRRAARTPPRATALSLPRLRLDLALDVVTLVHDMDFGLFLDAELCGLARGPAAVDTARHRAVLALDEAGVEAAAAMATSVARSALVLEALRPFLFVLWHNTGDFPVFMGRVSDP; this comes from the exons ATGCCCACCAAGAcactctggctgctcctggcgTGGCTAGTAGCCACAGCCACCGTCACTGTCACCCCG gtgctcACTCTGGAGGCCTCTCCCAGCGGGATGACACTGCTCAGAGAATCCCCGACACCGCCtgtgccccctgtgccccctgctCGTACCCCAGCTCCCTCGCAGGACGTGGGGGCCACCGTTCTGCCCATGCCCACCCCCAGCGCTCACCCCGAGGGGCCGCCTGGCTGGGGTGTCACAGattcccccagccccacagcgCCGGAGGGGGCACTGGAGGAGCTGGACGCCGCAGCCAATGGGACCACGGCAGTGCCCACGCCTGGCACCAGCGCCCCGCCGTGCCCTGGGGACGAGGAGCCGACTGACACCTGCGGGGAGCCCACGGGGGAGCAGCGGGCTGCCGTGGCCGAGGCTCTGGTCACCTTTGCCCTCCGCTTCTACCAGCGcatggcagaggctgcccagccCGACGCCAACCTGCTCTTCTCCCCCATCAACGTCGCCGTGGGGCTCTCGCACCTGCTGCTAG GCGCCCGCGGAGAAACCCAGGAGCGTCTGGCCGCCGTCCTGGCGTACCCGCAGGGGCTGCACTGCGTGCACGGcgccctgcagcagctggccAGCGCGCCAGGCCTCTTCTCGGCTGCCCAGATCTTCCACCACCCAG agctgcagctccggCCCCGCTTCCTCAACGACTCCCTCCGCTTCTACGGCGCCCGCCCGTATGCCCTGAGCGGCAACGAGAGCCTGGACCTGCAGCGCATCAACGCCTGGGTGCGGGAGGCCAGCAAGGGGCTGCTGCCCTCGCTGCTGTCCGCGCTGCCCCCCgagcccagcctgctgctgctcagcgCCGTCCACCTGCGCG CCGCCTGGCGGACGCCGCTGGACCGCAAGAAGAcggtgctgctgcccttcctgcGGCCCGGGCACCGCCCCCGCAAGGTGCCCACCATGACCAGCGCCAAGTACCCGGTGGCCTCCTTCACCGACTCCCGCCTGCAGGCCCAG GTGGGGCGGCTGGAGCTGAATGGGGGGCTGAGCCTCGTGGTGCTGATGCCGCGGGAGACCCTGGAGCCTCTGGAGACCCTGGAGCGGGCGCTGGACCCCGCGACCTTCCTGGCGCTGCTACGGCGGGCGGCCCGCACCCCGCCCCGGGCCACCGCGCTGTCCCTGCCCCGCCTGCGCCTCGACCTCGCCCTGGACGTGGTGACTCTGGTCCACGACATGG ACTTCGGGCTGTTCCTGGACGCGGAGCTGTGCGGGCTGGCGCGGGGCCCGGCCGCGGTGGACACGGCGCGGCACCGGGCGGTGCTGGCACTGGACGAGGCCGGCgtggaggcggcggcggccatGGCCACCTCGGTGGCGCGCTCGGCCCTGGTGCTGGAGGCCCTGCGCCCCTTCCTCTTCGTCCTCTGGCACAACACCGGCGACTTCCCCGTCTTCATGGGCCGTGTCAGCGACCCCTAG
- the YPEL4 gene encoding protein yippee-like 4 isoform X2, which produces MPPPARRRLPPAARLPPRTFRSYLPRSHRTYSCVHCRAHLARHEELISKSFQGSHGRAYLFNSVVNVGCGPAEQRLLLTGLHSVADIFCQSCKTTLGWKYEQAFESSQKYKEGKFIIEMSHMVKENGWD; this is translated from the exons AtgccgcccccggcccgccgccgcctgccgcccgccgcccgcctgCCGCCGCGCACCTTCCGCAGCTACCTGCCGCGCTCGCACCGCACCTACAGCTGCGTCCACTGCCGGGCGCACCTGGCCCGCCACGAGGAGCTCATCTCCAAG tccttccagggcagccacggCCGTGCCTACCTGTTCAACTCCGT GGTGAACGTGGGCTGCGGCCCGGCCGAGCAGCGCCTGCTGCTGACGGGGCTGCACTCGGTGGCCGACATCTTCTGCCAGAGCTGCAAGACCACCCTGGGCTGGAAATAC gaacAGGCGTTCGAGAGCAGCCAGAAGTACAAGGAGGGGAAGTTCATCATCGAGATGTCGCACATGGTGAAGGAGAACGGCTGGGACTGA
- the YPEL4 gene encoding protein yippee-like 4 isoform X1 — protein sequence MKRPLSAGSVRAAPTPGRLRRGSPLTAPLPPSQAAPLFHLLLPGGPGGAPRAPPGGTAALGALLRCFPCERLCGGCAVPPGALPPAMPPPARRRLPPAARLPPRTFRSYLPRSHRTYSCVHCRAHLARHEELISKSFQGSHGRAYLFNSVVNVGCGPAEQRLLLTGLHSVADIFCQSCKTTLGWKYEQAFESSQKYKEGKFIIEMSHMVKENGWD from the exons ATGAAGCGCCCGCTCTCAGCCGGCTCAGTTCGTGCAGCGCCCACGCCTGGGAGGCTGAGGAGGGGGTCCCCCCTCACcgctccccttcccccttcgCAGGCCGCCCCCCTTTTCCACCTCCTTCTGCCGGGGGGCCCCGGcggagccccccgagccccgccGGGCGGGACGGCGGCTCTGGGCGCGCTGCTGCGCTGCTTCCCCTGCGAGCGGCTGTGCGGGGGCTGCGCGGTGCCCCCCGGGGCGCTGCCCCCGGCCAtgccgcccccggcccgccgccgcctgccgcccgccgcccgcctgCCGCCGCGCACCTTCCGCAGCTACCTGCCGCGCTCGCACCGCACCTACAGCTGCGTCCACTGCCGGGCGCACCTGGCCCGCCACGAGGAGCTCATCTCCAAG tccttccagggcagccacggCCGTGCCTACCTGTTCAACTCCGT GGTGAACGTGGGCTGCGGCCCGGCCGAGCAGCGCCTGCTGCTGACGGGGCTGCACTCGGTGGCCGACATCTTCTGCCAGAGCTGCAAGACCACCCTGGGCTGGAAATAC gaacAGGCGTTCGAGAGCAGCCAGAAGTACAAGGAGGGGAAGTTCATCATCGAGATGTCGCACATGGTGAAGGAGAACGGCTGGGACTGA